Proteins encoded in a region of the uncultured Sunxiuqinia sp. genome:
- a CDS encoding FecR family protein, which translates to MEKNSTIEPRFFQLFEKLHAGDCSLQELYELEAFFEKEQSVVALKKRMIQNLEDETYRASGHFINDDAFQKIKRQIKQKEQEKDSRSVPLYIQITKIAAVVVLSFVMGGLLVNFLNAQGELDAASYCEIEAPLGAKSRVVLPDSSVVWLNAGSTLRYSTNFSESERNVSLVGEGYFDVAKNEQLPFVVNAHGFLVEVLGTEFNIQAYEDEPLIETVLVEGKVKLNHAIERIGDRVFLTPNSKASFYKNKEDAVASGDPRMVILTNIDPRPLIAWKDDQLIFESEMLKDLVVKLGRKYDYTFEFESVDIENYRFSGALEDETLQQVMDVITTTSPISYEIKGKIVTINKDLTRTGNFKKHLR; encoded by the coding sequence ATGGAAAAGAATTCAACGATAGAACCCCGATTTTTTCAGCTGTTTGAAAAGCTTCATGCAGGAGACTGCAGTCTGCAGGAGCTGTATGAGCTGGAGGCTTTTTTTGAAAAGGAACAATCGGTTGTAGCGCTAAAAAAACGAATGATTCAAAACTTGGAAGATGAAACTTACCGGGCTAGCGGTCATTTTATTAACGATGATGCATTTCAAAAAATTAAAAGGCAGATCAAACAAAAGGAGCAGGAGAAAGATTCCCGGTCTGTTCCATTATACATCCAAATCACAAAAATTGCAGCCGTTGTCGTGCTTTCATTTGTGATGGGCGGCTTGCTTGTCAACTTTTTGAATGCCCAAGGTGAACTGGATGCTGCTTCCTACTGCGAAATTGAAGCTCCGCTAGGAGCGAAGTCCCGGGTGGTTTTGCCCGATAGCTCTGTGGTATGGTTGAATGCAGGAAGTACCCTCAGATACTCAACAAATTTCAGCGAGTCCGAACGTAATGTTTCGCTGGTTGGTGAAGGGTATTTTGATGTGGCCAAAAACGAACAACTTCCATTTGTGGTCAATGCCCACGGCTTTCTTGTAGAAGTCTTGGGAACCGAATTTAATATACAGGCATACGAAGATGAACCGCTCATTGAAACAGTTTTGGTGGAAGGAAAAGTGAAGTTAAATCACGCAATAGAGCGCATCGGTGACCGCGTATTTTTGACTCCAAACTCAAAAGCTTCGTTCTATAAAAACAAGGAAGATGCAGTCGCCAGTGGCGATCCACGAATGGTCATCCTGACCAATATTGATCCAAGGCCATTGATTGCCTGGAAAGATGATCAATTAATTTTTGAGAGTGAGATGCTCAAGGATTTGGTCGTGAAGCTCGGGCGTAAGTACGATTACACGTTCGAGTTTGAATCGGTAGATATTGAAAATTATCGATTCTCCGGCGCACTTGAGGATGAAACCTTGCAACAGGTGATGGATGTGATCACCACTACTTCTCCAATATCGTATGAAATAAAAGGAAAAATAGTAACCATTAATAAAGATTTGACAAGAACTGGAAATTTTAAAAAGCACTTACGATGA
- a CDS encoding TonB-dependent receptor — MKKNRIGFVFPARGKLKKTLLVMKLTAIFILAFLVQVNASVYSQNTKFDGDYRGKTIREVFTEIENQSRFRFFFNDDFTDIDQVVDFTVKNADVEGILDRMFKGSDISYKISENDLVVLTTKQNSQAKVISGKVVDSGGESMPGVTVVVKGTTKGTITDLDGNYTINMGEGSKTLVFSFVGMESLEVEVGSQSVINITMSESSIGLEEVVAIGYGVQKKESLTGAISGVTSEDLDRVHSTTVSGALAGKIAGVTFRMPDGRPGASANIQIRNMGNPLYVIDGIQKDAGQFNNLSPNDIESITVLKDASAAIYGLRAANGVVVVTTKRGKLGTKNTINVDAYTGWQNWTRFPETVGAYEWMLGKAYAEMNLDGSTNITRDELDKWQTGTEPGYQSFDWYDFIIKPNSPQTSVNVSTSGGSDKINYYLSVTRLDQNSMLGREFTFGRTNFQSNIDAKITDRLKVGVSINGRMETRDNPGVPGGDDYWAPRFALFRNRPTERPYANDNPEYINNIGHMAENWGLLTKEKSGYWTEDWRVLQLNFTGEYDIPIDGLSVKGTYSHYIADRLMNGHEYTYEAYSYFPEEDEYRVTFQNLNPWRERGTRKNIETVLQAQLNYAKEFGKHGIAATFVNERIERRELEVWVHAVPKTNALPLLQFPDIDTYDDRDDESARIGYVGRLNYNYDNKYYLELAGRQDASWKFISDQRWGFFPSASVGWRITEENFAKNLLGNSSFDLKLRASYGELGDDDVGIGNFDYLTGYNYASQAVIMDGEIITGARDRGVPVTSISWYTSTITDIGADYSTMNGKLSGSVDYFYRKREGLRGRKYDILVPSELGYLLPEENVNSDAIMGAETSIVYNGKTGDLNYSVGGNISFAREKFLESYKPRFGNSWDHYRNSSEDRWTGVFWGYETIGQFESFEEINSYPINNDGEGNRTMLPGDFIYNDVNGDGRINGLDERPIGFPRDRNPIINFGFNISADYKGFDLKADFSGGSAYSYNQNWEMRWPYQNTGNLLSQFYDDRWHREDPYDLNSPWTAGKYPALRFNTGWHNNYNKQSTFWLTNARYVRLRTLEVGYTIPQILVQKVGMQKVRLYVNSYNLFSIDNLKKLGVEPEVMEPNGLQYPQNRMVNVGVNLSF, encoded by the coding sequence ATGAAAAAAAATCGAATTGGATTTGTTTTCCCTGCGAGGGGTAAGCTTAAAAAAACATTGCTTGTGATGAAACTAACAGCCATTTTTATCTTGGCTTTTCTGGTACAGGTAAACGCCTCGGTGTATTCACAGAATACAAAGTTTGACGGCGACTACCGTGGAAAAACCATTCGGGAAGTCTTTACTGAAATCGAGAATCAAAGTCGCTTTCGTTTTTTCTTTAACGATGATTTCACCGACATCGATCAGGTGGTGGATTTTACCGTGAAAAATGCGGACGTAGAAGGCATTCTGGATCGAATGTTTAAAGGGTCGGATATCAGTTATAAGATTTCGGAGAACGATTTAGTTGTCTTAACCACTAAACAAAATTCGCAGGCTAAGGTGATCAGCGGAAAGGTCGTCGACTCGGGTGGGGAATCAATGCCCGGCGTAACTGTGGTTGTCAAGGGAACTACCAAGGGAACCATTACCGATCTGGATGGAAATTACACCATCAACATGGGAGAAGGGAGTAAAACACTTGTTTTCTCTTTTGTCGGAATGGAATCCCTTGAAGTTGAAGTGGGTAGCCAGAGCGTTATTAATATTACCATGAGTGAATCTTCCATTGGATTGGAAGAAGTGGTCGCAATTGGCTATGGTGTTCAAAAGAAAGAATCGTTGACAGGAGCCATTTCTGGTGTGACATCTGAAGATTTGGACCGAGTACATTCAACAACCGTTTCGGGAGCACTGGCCGGTAAAATTGCCGGGGTAACTTTTCGGATGCCGGATGGACGCCCTGGAGCTAGTGCCAACATTCAAATTCGTAACATGGGTAACCCCCTGTATGTTATTGACGGTATTCAAAAAGATGCCGGACAGTTTAATAACCTTTCTCCAAACGACATTGAAAGTATTACCGTTTTAAAAGATGCTTCGGCTGCAATCTATGGGTTACGGGCTGCAAATGGGGTAGTCGTTGTGACTACCAAACGTGGTAAGTTGGGTACAAAAAATACCATTAACGTAGATGCTTACACGGGCTGGCAAAACTGGACCCGTTTTCCGGAAACGGTTGGTGCCTATGAGTGGATGCTTGGTAAAGCCTATGCTGAAATGAACCTGGATGGAAGTACCAACATTACCCGTGACGAACTGGACAAGTGGCAGACAGGCACAGAGCCTGGTTATCAAAGTTTCGACTGGTATGATTTTATCATCAAACCCAATTCGCCGCAAACATCTGTTAACGTGAGTACGTCGGGTGGTTCTGATAAAATCAACTATTATTTATCGGTTACTCGTCTGGATCAAAATTCCATGTTGGGGCGTGAATTTACTTTTGGACGAACCAACTTTCAGTCCAATATCGATGCGAAAATTACCGATCGTTTAAAAGTTGGTGTTTCGATCAACGGACGTATGGAAACTCGCGACAATCCGGGTGTTCCTGGTGGCGATGACTACTGGGCTCCCCGCTTTGCCTTGTTCCGTAACCGGCCAACAGAGCGACCTTACGCCAATGATAACCCTGAATATATTAACAATATTGGGCACATGGCCGAAAACTGGGGACTGCTAACCAAGGAAAAATCGGGTTACTGGACCGAAGACTGGCGCGTGCTGCAATTGAACTTCACCGGTGAGTACGATATTCCAATTGATGGTTTAAGCGTGAAAGGAACCTATTCGCATTATATTGCTGATCGCTTAATGAACGGGCACGAATATACCTATGAAGCTTATTCCTATTTTCCTGAGGAGGACGAGTACCGCGTGACTTTTCAGAATCTAAATCCCTGGAGAGAACGCGGAACCCGGAAGAATATAGAAACAGTGCTTCAGGCTCAGCTCAATTATGCCAAAGAATTTGGTAAGCATGGTATTGCGGCTACATTTGTAAACGAACGGATTGAACGGCGAGAACTGGAAGTTTGGGTTCATGCGGTGCCAAAAACCAACGCTTTGCCTTTGCTTCAATTTCCGGATATCGACACTTATGATGATCGGGATGATGAAAGTGCGCGCATTGGATATGTTGGCCGCTTAAACTACAATTACGACAATAAATACTATCTGGAACTTGCTGGTCGTCAGGATGCTTCCTGGAAGTTCATTTCTGATCAACGCTGGGGATTCTTCCCTTCAGCTTCCGTAGGTTGGCGGATTACTGAAGAAAATTTTGCCAAAAATTTATTGGGTAATAGTAGCTTTGACTTGAAACTGCGTGCTTCCTATGGAGAACTGGGGGATGACGATGTTGGGATTGGTAATTTCGATTACCTGACAGGTTATAATTATGCTTCACAGGCTGTAATCATGGATGGCGAGATTATTACGGGAGCCCGAGATCGGGGAGTACCTGTTACTTCCATTTCATGGTACACAAGTACCATTACTGACATCGGTGCCGATTATTCCACAATGAACGGAAAATTGAGTGGTTCGGTGGACTATTTCTACCGGAAGCGGGAAGGCTTACGCGGTCGTAAATATGATATTCTGGTTCCTAGTGAATTAGGTTATTTATTACCTGAAGAAAACGTCAATAGCGACGCCATTATGGGAGCAGAAACTTCGATTGTTTACAACGGGAAAACAGGTGACTTGAATTACTCTGTTGGTGGAAACATTTCATTTGCCCGTGAAAAATTTCTGGAATCATATAAACCACGTTTTGGTAATTCGTGGGATCATTACCGGAACTCATCAGAAGATCGTTGGACCGGAGTTTTCTGGGGATATGAAACGATTGGTCAGTTTGAGTCATTCGAGGAGATCAACAGTTATCCCATTAATAATGATGGCGAAGGAAACCGCACCATGTTGCCTGGAGATTTCATATACAACGATGTGAATGGTGACGGACGAATCAACGGTTTAGATGAACGCCCCATCGGTTTTCCAAGGGATCGGAATCCGATCATAAATTTTGGTTTTAATATTAGTGCCGACTACAAGGGCTTTGATCTGAAAGCGGATTTCTCAGGTGGTTCAGCCTATTCCTACAACCAAAACTGGGAAATGCGTTGGCCCTACCAAAATACAGGTAATTTGCTGAGTCAATTCTATGACGACCGCTGGCACCGGGAGGATCCCTATGATCTGAACAGCCCATGGACGGCGGGTAAGTATCCGGCATTGCGCTTCAATACCGGTTGGCACAACAACTACAATAAGCAATCTACCTTTTGGTTGACCAATGCCCGCTATGTGCGTTTAAGAACACTGGAAGTCGGATATACAATTCCTCAGATTCTGGTGCAGAAAGTGGGTATGCAAAAAGTCCGTTTGTATGTGAACTCGTACAACTTGTTCTCTATTGATAACCTGAAAAAGTTGGGTGTGGAGCCGGAGGTGATGGAACCCAATGGTTTGCAATATCCACAAAACAGAATGGTAAATGTTGGTGTTAACCTTTCTTTCTAA
- a CDS encoding RagB/SusD family nutrient uptake outer membrane protein, with product MKKFSYILIFLLAFSSGCNDDDFLDREPTNILLDNQVWNDESLILSVVSDLYFRIPEYQSVNSWSTYADFDEAFASNFDDYWRHKNNEWGYGEWGLWNYGYIREVNLYIQKASSDLTAELDPEVKARFVAEGRFLRAVNYFELVKRMGGVPLILEPLTYDFSGDASYLEYPRSKESEIYDFILTELDDIKNDLPNDVNLKSRATQGLVLAMKSRVALYAASIAKYGVNTPSVSLPGGEVGIPSSMAEGYYTMALNAAEELIDNGPYSLYEKKEDLSENFASLFTDKANNTEVIFVRDYIQSENWDGRANLWTLWNQPWSGAEDLEGGRTNPSLNLVQSFEILDNTFQTFETMTGGDYIYFNSPLDMFAGRDARLAGTVMLPGSKFKGKDLDIWAGYILADGTIITGDEFGQRKDLPGTDTPRQVVGFDGPIDGREYSAQSGFYVRKFMDTATGSGQRGLKSDVWWVRYRLGEVYLNAAEAAFELGDEDAAAEYLSEVRRRAGFTTDLTAADMSFDRIAHERKVELAFEGHQLWDMKRWRLAHVVWNGEQTPLTNQPWKADEVSTRVFGLWPYKYYDPGSPNNEKYVFKQVVPGQVTGADRFRLGNYYSFINDDIRNNNPQIVKNPNQ from the coding sequence ATGAAAAAATTTAGTTATATACTAATCTTTTTGCTAGCCTTTAGTTCGGGCTGCAACGATGATGATTTTCTAGACAGGGAGCCCACTAATATTTTGCTGGATAACCAAGTCTGGAACGATGAAAGTTTGATTTTATCGGTTGTTTCAGACTTGTATTTCAGAATTCCTGAATACCAGTCGGTGAATAGCTGGTCGACTTATGCAGATTTTGACGAAGCCTTTGCCTCTAACTTTGACGATTACTGGCGGCATAAAAACAACGAATGGGGATATGGCGAATGGGGATTGTGGAATTACGGCTACATCCGTGAAGTCAACCTCTACATTCAAAAAGCCAGTTCGGATCTCACCGCAGAATTGGATCCGGAAGTAAAGGCTCGCTTTGTGGCTGAAGGACGTTTCCTGCGTGCTGTCAATTACTTTGAGCTGGTGAAACGTATGGGAGGAGTTCCGTTGATTCTGGAACCGTTAACCTACGATTTCAGCGGCGATGCGTCATATTTGGAATACCCACGATCAAAAGAATCGGAAATTTATGATTTCATTCTTACTGAATTGGATGATATCAAAAATGATCTTCCTAATGATGTGAATCTGAAAAGCCGTGCAACTCAGGGTTTGGTGCTTGCAATGAAATCACGGGTGGCACTTTATGCGGCTTCCATTGCGAAGTATGGTGTCAATACGCCTAGCGTATCTTTACCTGGCGGCGAGGTTGGTATTCCGAGCAGTATGGCAGAAGGATATTATACCATGGCCCTTAATGCAGCTGAAGAATTGATCGATAATGGGCCCTATTCATTGTACGAAAAGAAGGAAGATCTATCAGAAAACTTCGCTAGCCTATTTACTGACAAAGCAAATAATACGGAGGTGATTTTTGTACGAGATTATATCCAAAGTGAGAACTGGGATGGTCGAGCTAATTTGTGGACTTTATGGAATCAGCCTTGGTCGGGAGCTGAAGATCTGGAAGGCGGACGCACCAATCCTTCGCTGAATCTGGTTCAATCATTCGAAATTCTGGACAATACGTTCCAAACTTTTGAGACGATGACTGGTGGCGACTACATCTATTTCAACAGCCCGCTGGATATGTTCGCTGGTCGTGATGCCCGTTTGGCAGGTACTGTGATGTTGCCAGGCTCCAAGTTTAAAGGAAAGGATCTGGATATTTGGGCTGGTTATATTTTGGCTGATGGCACCATTATTACCGGAGATGAATTCGGTCAGCGAAAAGACCTTCCTGGAACGGACACACCTCGTCAGGTTGTTGGATTTGATGGCCCAATTGATGGACGTGAGTATAGTGCTCAGTCAGGTTTTTATGTCAGGAAATTTATGGATACCGCTACCGGGTCGGGACAACGTGGTTTGAAAAGTGACGTTTGGTGGGTTCGCTATCGTTTGGGCGAAGTATATTTGAATGCCGCCGAAGCCGCTTTTGAACTGGGTGACGAAGATGCCGCTGCTGAATACTTGAGTGAGGTGCGTCGTCGTGCCGGTTTTACAACCGATTTGACTGCCGCTGATATGTCGTTCGACCGGATTGCACACGAACGTAAAGTTGAGCTGGCTTTTGAGGGACATCAGTTGTGGGATATGAAACGCTGGCGTTTGGCCCATGTTGTCTGGAACGGTGAGCAAACACCGCTGACAAACCAGCCTTGGAAAGCCGACGAAGTAAGTACTCGCGTGTTTGGTTTGTGGCCATACAAATACTATGATCCGGGCAGCCCAAATAACGAAAAATATGTCTTTAAACAAGTCGTTCCTGGACAAGTGACGGGTGCTGATCGCTTCCGTCTGGGTAATTACTATTCATTTATCAATGACGATATTAGAAATAACAATCCACAAATTGTTAAGAATCCGAACCAATAA